DNA from Gemmatimonadota bacterium:
ACCCCGCTCCTGGCGTTCATCGCCGAGACCCGTAGCGCCGAGATCGTCGACGCCAATCACGCGTTCCTGCAGGCGACCGGGTACGGGCGGGAGGAGGTGGTCGGCCGGACCTCCCTCGCGCTCGATCTCTGGGAGGATCCGGCGGAGCGCCAACGCGTCGTGGCGGGGAACGCGCCGGGCGAGCCCGTGCGCGGCGCGGAGGTGCGCTGGCAGGACCGGGCCGGCCGACCCCTGCGCGTGCTCCTCTTCCGGGCCCTCTATCGCCGCGATGACGAGCAGCTCGCGCTCACCATGGCGCAGGACATCACGGAGCAGCGTCTGCTCGAGCAGAGCCTCCTGCACGCGGCGGATCGCGAACAGCGTCGCCTGGGCCGCGACCTGCACGACGACCTCGGCCAGATGCTCGTCGGGATCAGCTACCTTGCGGCGTCCCTGGAACGGTCGCTGCGCGAGGGCGAGCCGGGACGGGCCGCTGCCGCAGCCCGTATCCATACGCTCCTGGCGGCAGCCCTGGAACGGGCCCGGTGGATCGCCCACGGTCTCAACCCCATCCTGGAGGGGGACCGCGGGCTCCGCGAGGTCCTGGCGACGTACGTCGAAGACCTCTCGCGGCAGTTCGGTCTCGAGTGCTCGTTCCATGGGCCGGACGACGGTGCCGACATCCGGGATCCCGAGGCGATCGTGCAGGTCGTGCGGATCGTGCAGGAGGCGGTCTCCAACGCGGTGCGGCACGGCCGGGCGCGACGGATCGAGGTCGAGCTGGGGCGGACCCCGGAACGCGGTTGGGTGCTGCGGGTCCGCGACCACGGCCGGGGTCTGCCGGAGTCCGGCGTCGAGGGGCTGGGTACCAAGAACATGCTCTGGCGGGCCCGCACCCTGGGAGGCGACCTGCGCGTCGAGCCCGCGGCCCCGGAAGGCACGCAGGTGGTCCTCACGTTCCCCGAGAGGCCGCCGACCGGCGGGCCCGGTCCGGACGCCCCGGATTTGCGGTGACGCTTTCGCCAAAGCTAAACTGCGACAGCGAAGGGAGCGGGGGCTCAAACGCGGTGTGGAGGTGGGGCGGTGATCCGGATCCTGTTGGCGGACGACCACGCCCTGGTTCGTTCGGGCGTGCGGTCGCTCCTCGACCCTCTGGCGGGCCTCGAAGTCGTGGGAGAGGCGGCCAACGGCCGGGAAGCGCTGGAACTGGCGCGGGCCCTGCGGCCGGACGTCGTGGTGATGGACGTCAGCATGCCCGAGCTCAACGGGATCGACGCCGCCTCGGCGCTCAAGACCACGCTCCCGGGTCTGCGGGTCCTGCTGCTGTCGATGCATACGCGGGACGCCCTGGTGTCCCAGGCGCTGAACGCGGGCGTGGACGGGTACCTCCTCAAGGACTCCGTCCCCGCGGAGCTGGAGGTGGCGATCCGCGCCGTGGCGCGCGGCGACCGCTACCTCAGCCCGGCGCTCACCCGGGCCCTGATGCAGCGAGGAGGGGCCGCCGGTACCTCGGGTGGTGGGGGTGAGCTCACGCCGCGCCAGCGGGAGATCCTGCAGCTCGTCGCGGAAGGCAACTCCACGAAGGTCATTGCGCGCAAGCTGGGCCTGAAGCCCAAGACCGTGGAGAACCACCGCGCCCACCTCATGGACCGGCTGGGGATCCGCGATGTGCCCGGTCTGGTGCGCTACGCCATCTCCGTCGGGCTCATCCAGCCCGATTGAGGCCCCCATCCCCGCGCCCTGAGGGGCCGTCCCCCCCGCTTCTGGGGGTTCCTCCCCATGCAGCTCCGCTCCGGTTTCGTCGAACCTTGAGGGGTAGGGGTGCGCGGGTGCGTCGTCGAGTCATCCGGGCACAGGACGATCTCGGGAGGGCATCCGTGCTGGCAGACATCCTGGTCGTGGACCATCAGCCGGGCGCGCGGGCGGTGCTGCGCGCGATCCTGGAGACACGGGGGTTCCACGTGAGGGAAGCGACCGGCGGTGTGGAAGCCCTCTCCGAGATCGCTCGCCGTGCCTACACGTTGGTGATCACCGAGATGTGCATGCCGGAGCTGGACGGCATCGAGCTCCTGCTCCATGCCCGTACGCTCCGTCCCGAACAGAAGATCGTGACGATCTGCGGCAGCGAACAATTCCCGAGTGCCGTCCTGCTTCGCGACAGCGAGCTGCTCGGCGCTGCGGGCGTGCTTTCCCGACCCTTCGAGCCGGAAGCCCTGCTCGAGCTGGTCCACCAGGCGCTCGGCACCCCTCCTCCCGCTTCGACCCTTCCATGACGATGCACGGCATGACCCCCCTGGCCGACGTCACCCATGCCCACGACGGCTCCCGTCGCTCCGAGGTGCGAGCCTGGACGCGCACCGCTCCCATTGCCATCGCGTCCTCGCACACGGACCTGGTGGCGCAGGTCGCCGACGTGCTGGGTTCGGAGGGGTACCTCGAGCTGCGGATCTCGAACTCCCTCACCGAGCTCGCCGCGCTGCTGGCCCCGGGGCATGCCGAGCTCGTGGTCGTGGACCTGCGCGATCTGGTCGGACACGACGCCGATCTGTTGGAGCAAGCGCTCTTTCGCGCCGGTGGCGACGCCCCGTGCGTCGTGGGCTTGAATCCGGGCCCCCATCGCGGCTGGCCGGACTGGGTCTGTGATCCCGTACCGCTCCCGCTGGACGCGGCCTCCTTCACGCTCCGGGTGGAGAACCTCCTGCTCACACGCCAGCTCGAATCCATGCTGATGGCGGGCCGGCGGCTGGAGTCGGGCCGGCGGGCGGAGGCGTCCCGCGCCGAGCACCAGCTCCTGCGCTGTCTGGCGCGGGCCGGGGAGTTCCGCAACGATGTGAGCGGCGCGCACGCGGAGCGCGTCGGCGATCTGTCCGCGATGATCGCTCGTGCGCTGGACCTGGATCCGGGCTGGGCCGAATCGCTACGGCATGCGGCACCCCTCCACGACCTTGGCACGCTGGGGATCCCCGACCGTGTGCTCTTCAAGGCGGAGCCGCTCACCCCGGACGAGTTCGGCCTGATGCGCCTGCACACGAGCATCGGCGAGTCCATCCTGGCGGGGGCCGAGGGCCCGCTCGTCGATCTGGCCCGTTCGATCGCGCTCAACCACCACGAGCGCTGGGACGGGCGGGGCTATCCGCGAGGCCTGAGCGGCACCGAGATCCCGCTGGAGGCCCGCATCGCCGCGGTGGCGGACACGTTCGATGCGATCCTGCACACGCGCGATCCCGACGTGTCGCTCGCGGATGCGGCGGGGATGATCGCGGAGGAGAGCGAGGGCGCCTTCGACCCGGCGGTCGTGACCGCGCTCGATCGTGTGATCGCCGAGGGTCTGGCCGAGACGCTCTACCTGTACGTCTGATCGGCGACGAGTCGAGGCGGTCGGCTGGCGTCAGGAGGCCGCCTCGACGACGCTGTCCCCGATCGCGAACGCGGAGGTGGCTGCGGGAGACGGCGCGTTGAGCACGTGCACCACGCGTCCTTCACGGCGCAGGACGAAGTCGTCCACCAGCGCGCCGCCGGGGTCGAGCGCCATGGCCCGTACGCCGGCCGGCGCCTCTTCCAGGTGGTGCTCCTCGATGTCCGGGATCAGGCGCTGGAGCGCGCGCACGAACGCCGGCTTGGACCACGAGCGCCACATCTCCCCCAGGCCGGTGCGCCAGTGCCGGCCGAACAGCCGCCACACACCGGGCCAGGCCAGGGACTCCCCCAGGTCGCGGACATCGAGGTCCGTGCGCCGATAGCCCTCCCGCGCGAAGCTGAACACGGCATTGGGACCGCACTCCACGCTGCCGTCGACGCGACGCGTGAAGTGCACCCCCAGGAAGGGGAAGGCAGGGTCGGGTACCGGATAGATGAGGTTGCGGCACAGCGACCGTGCCTCGGGCCGCAGGACGAAGTACTCGCCCCGGAACGGGACGATGCGGACGCCGGGCTCCACGCCTGAAGCGGCCGCCAGACGGTCGCTGTGCAGGCCGGCGCACGCCACGCCGATCGTGCCGGCGACCTCGCCGGCGGGTCCGCTCGCCACCACCGCGGCGCCTCGGGTGATCAACGTCCGGACCTGGAAGCCCGTGTGGATCACCCCGCCGCGCTCGGCGATCCGCTCCGCCAGCCGCTTCGCCACCGCGCCGTAGTCGGCGATCCCGGCCTCGGGGACGTGCAGCCCCTCCAGCCCGGCCACGTGCGGCTCCAACTCCCGCAGCTCGGGACCCGAGACCGGCCGGCAAGCGACGCCGTTGGCCTGTCCGCGCTCGAGGAGGGTCGCCAGGCGCGGGCGTTCGTGGGCGTCCGTGGCGACGATGACCTTGCCGCAGACCTCCCAGGGGAGGCCCTCCTCGGCACAGAAGCGCTCCATCAGGGCCTTGCCTGCGCGGCAGTTGCGGGCGCGCAACGATCCGGGCCGGTAGTAGATGCCGCTGTGCAGGACCCCGGAGTTGTGGCCGGTCTGGTGGCGCGCGACGCCAGGCTCCTTCTCGAGCAGGGTCACCCGACCGTCGGGGTGGCGCCCCAGCCAGCGCCAGGCGGTGGCCAGCCCGACGATGCCGCCGCCGACGACCAGGAGGTGCGGAGAGGCCAGGAAAGGGCTCCATTCCGGGGGGATCGGGGCGCCGGGGACGGGCCCGACCGCCACGATACTGCCGCCCGGGTCGGCCGCAAGGCGCCCGACCCTCCGACGGTCCGGCCGGGACCGGATGGCGCCTCCGCGGGGGCCGGGCATGGAGCCTGCCCGACCCGCGGGCATCGGGATGGGGGCCTCCCCGCCCTCCCGGGGTCGGGCGCCTGTCCTATGGACCGGCCCCCGGCGACACCCATGCACGAACACGGGGCGATGCGAACTCCGGAAGGCACGATGACACCCACCGAGCTCGAAGCGCAGCTCCGCTGGCTCCACAAGGAGAGCTGGGGATGGGCGCTACAGTGCTGCGGTCGGGTGGAACCCGATGCCGAGGACGTGCTCCAGACCGCCTATCTGAAGGTCGTGTCGGGTAGCGCGCGCTTCGCGGGTCGCTCCGCGTTCAAGACCTGGCTGTTCGGCGTGATCCGCCGGACGGCGTTGGAGCACCACCGCCGCACGAAGTCGCTAGACAGGCGCGCCGAGCGCTTCGCTGCGGAGGAGGGCAGGATCGAGGCACCGGATCATCCGGAGCGTGACCTGTTGAGAGCGGAGGACGGACGCGCGCTGGCCGCCGCGCTGGAGCTCCTGTCGGAACGGCAACGCGAGGTGCTGCACCTGGTGTTCTACCAGGATCTCACGATCGCGGAAGCCGCAGAGGTGATGGAGGTCGGTCTGGGTTCGGCCCGGACGCACTACGAGCGGGGGAAGGCGCGTCTGCGCACCCTCCTCCAGGAGAATGAGGCACATGAGCGACCCGCTGCGGGACAGTGACCTGAGGGCACGCTTCCAGCGCCTGCGGAGCGAGGAGCGGGACGCCGCTCCCGACTTCGCGGCGATGATGGAGGACGTGCGGACCCGGACGACGGGCGGCGTGGGTCCCACGGCGCCGCGCCGGCACCGGATGCGGTGGTGGTGGGCGGGTGGGTCGCTGGTCGCGGCGGCCGCGGCGGCGGCGGTCCTCTGGGTGGGACCGGAGCTGCAGGCCGAGCGCGAGTTCGAGCGCACGGTGCGCGAGTACAGCCGCACGACCGCGGGGATGCGCCTGCCGACCGACGGTCTGCTGGACATGCCGGGTCTGGAGATCACACGCACGCTCCCCAACATCGGGAGCTTCGACTGGCCGGCCGCCCGCACCGGGGCCGGAGGAGATCGCTCGTGAGCGCGAGGACGAGGGGACACTTCCTGTGGACGATGGTGGCGGTCGCGGCGTTCGCCGTGCCGACGTCTGCGCACGCGCAGTCGCCCACCACCGAGGAGAACCCGCTGGCGGAGGTGCTCTTCGAGCCCGAGCTGGTCATGCGACACCGACGCGCCATCGACCTGACGGACGAGCAGCGTGACGCCATCAGTCGGATGATCCAGGACCTGCAGGGTCGGATCGTGGGGCTGCAGTGGGAGCTGCTCGACGAGATGCAGTCGCTCGAAGAGATCCTGGATCGCCCTCGCATCGACCAGGACCGCGCGCTCGATCAGATGGAGCGCGTGTTGGAGACGGAGTCGCGGATCAAGCGGACGCACGTGGAGCTGCTGATCCGGATCAAGAACGTGTTGCGGCCCGAGCAGCAGGAGACGCTGGCGCGGCTGCGTTCATCGGATGGGGGCGGCGGCGCCTGAGCGCGTCGGGCCGTCCCGAAGGGAGAGAACGAGCATGATGCGACACACCAGGACCTGGATGGCTCTGGCGTTCCTGAGCGGAGCGCTGGTGGCCTGTGACACGGGTACGGGCCCGGGCAGCCTGGCGGAGTTCGACGCCGAGGCCGCCCTGGAGGACTATCGGACGCTGGACCGGGTGTTGGGATCGGAGGGCTGGAAGGGGTTCCTGGCCATGGGCGGCGCCGTCTCGATGGAGACGTTCGGCCCCGCCGTCGAGATCGCGCTGTCGGCTCCGCGCGACCTGCGCGGTCTGCGGGACGGCCGCGGCGCCCGGGCGCTCGCCACCCGGCTCCTGGCCGCCGGTGCCCGGGAGCCGCACGCTGCCGCCGCGCCCGTGATCTCGCCGCAGAACCGCGGCACGACGTTCGTCTACGACGCGGCGTTGGATCGGTACGTCGCCGATCCGCAGCGCGCCGGCGCACCCGCCAACGGAGTGCGGTTCATCGTCTACCGCGAGCGCTCGGGTGGACGTCCCGATCCCGCGCAGGAGATCGGGCACGCCGACCTGATCGACGAAGGGGACGGGAGCAGCGTGGACATCGCCTTGCGCCTGGTGGTGGTCCAGGGCGACCGGACCGTGCTCGACTACCGCACCACCTTGGACGAGGATGGCGCCGACGGCAGCATCACCGTGAGCGGCTTCGTGCGGGAC
Protein-coding regions in this window:
- a CDS encoding response regulator transcription factor; the protein is MIRILLADDHALVRSGVRSLLDPLAGLEVVGEAANGREALELARALRPDVVVMDVSMPELNGIDAASALKTTLPGLRVLLLSMHTRDALVSQALNAGVDGYLLKDSVPAELEVAIRAVARGDRYLSPALTRALMQRGGAAGTSGGGGELTPRQREILQLVAEGNSTKVIARKLGLKPKTVENHRAHLMDRLGIRDVPGLVRYAISVGLIQPD
- a CDS encoding response regulator — its product is MLADILVVDHQPGARAVLRAILETRGFHVREATGGVEALSEIARRAYTLVITEMCMPELDGIELLLHARTLRPEQKIVTICGSEQFPSAVLLRDSELLGAAGVLSRPFEPEALLELVHQALGTPPPASTLP
- a CDS encoding HD domain-containing protein, with the protein product MTMHGMTPLADVTHAHDGSRRSEVRAWTRTAPIAIASSHTDLVAQVADVLGSEGYLELRISNSLTELAALLAPGHAELVVVDLRDLVGHDADLLEQALFRAGGDAPCVVGLNPGPHRGWPDWVCDPVPLPLDAASFTLRVENLLLTRQLESMLMAGRRLESGRRAEASRAEHQLLRCLARAGEFRNDVSGAHAERVGDLSAMIARALDLDPGWAESLRHAAPLHDLGTLGIPDRVLFKAEPLTPDEFGLMRLHTSIGESILAGAEGPLVDLARSIALNHHERWDGRGYPRGLSGTEIPLEARIAAVADTFDAILHTRDPDVSLADAAGMIAEESEGAFDPAVVTALDRVIAEGLAETLYLYV
- the lhgO gene encoding L-2-hydroxyglutarate oxidase; translation: MAVGPVPGAPIPPEWSPFLASPHLLVVGGGIVGLATAWRWLGRHPDGRVTLLEKEPGVARHQTGHNSGVLHSGIYYRPGSLRARNCRAGKALMERFCAEEGLPWEVCGKVIVATDAHERPRLATLLERGQANGVACRPVSGPELRELEPHVAGLEGLHVPEAGIADYGAVAKRLAERIAERGGVIHTGFQVRTLITRGAAVVASGPAGEVAGTIGVACAGLHSDRLAAASGVEPGVRIVPFRGEYFVLRPEARSLCRNLIYPVPDPAFPFLGVHFTRRVDGSVECGPNAVFSFAREGYRRTDLDVRDLGESLAWPGVWRLFGRHWRTGLGEMWRSWSKPAFVRALQRLIPDIEEHHLEEAPAGVRAMALDPGGALVDDFVLRREGRVVHVLNAPSPAATSAFAIGDSVVEAAS
- a CDS encoding RNA polymerase sigma factor, with the translated sequence MTPTELEAQLRWLHKESWGWALQCCGRVEPDAEDVLQTAYLKVVSGSARFAGRSAFKTWLFGVIRRTALEHHRRTKSLDRRAERFAAEEGRIEAPDHPERDLLRAEDGRALAAALELLSERQREVLHLVFYQDLTIAEAAEVMEVGLGSARTHYERGKARLRTLLQENEAHERPAAGQ
- a CDS encoding periplasmic heavy metal sensor codes for the protein MSARTRGHFLWTMVAVAAFAVPTSAHAQSPTTEENPLAEVLFEPELVMRHRRAIDLTDEQRDAISRMIQDLQGRIVGLQWELLDEMQSLEEILDRPRIDQDRALDQMERVLETESRIKRTHVELLIRIKNVLRPEQQETLARLRSSDGGGGA